The proteins below come from a single Amphiura filiformis chromosome 15, Afil_fr2py, whole genome shotgun sequence genomic window:
- the LOC140171763 gene encoding isocitrate dehydrogenase [NAD] subunit alpha, mitochondrial-like codes for MAGHIGKSIIPSLRRLCGRRYFSNQPRTVTLIPGDGIGPEISVAVQKIFDAAKVPVTWESVDVTPELGPDGRTRIPPAAVESMNKNKIGLKGPLATPIGKGHMSLNLALRKEFNLYANVRPCKSIEGYKTPYEDVDLVTIRENTEGEYSGIEHKIVDGVVQSIKLITEEASTRVAEFAFEYARANKRNTVTAVHKANIMRMSDGLFLRCCRTAAEKYRDIKFTEVYLDTVCLNMVQDPTQFDVLVMPNLYGDILSDLCAGLIGGLGLTPSGNIGADGVAIFESVHGTAPDIAGQDKANPTALLLSAVMMIRHMELRQHADKIENAALNVIREGKVLTGDLGGSSSCSAYTQAICDRIVQGD; via the exons aTTCCAAGTCTAAGGCGGTTGTGTGGACGGCGATATTTTTCGAATCAG CCAAGAACTGTGACATTGATTCCTGGAGATGGAATTGGACCAGAAATATCTGTGGCAGTCCAAAAGATATTTGATGCAGCAAAG GTACCAGTCACTTGGGAATCAGTGGATGTCACCCCAGAGCTAGGTCCTGATGGTAGAACCAGGATTCCACCTGCAGCTGTAGAATCTATGAATAAGAACAAGATTGGTCTGAAAGGACCACTAGCAACACCCATTGGCAAAGGTCATATGAGTCTTAATTTAGCTCTTAGAAA GGAATTCAATTTGtatgctaatgtgaggccgtgtAAATCAATTGAAGGCTATAAGACTCCATATGAAGATGTAGATCTTGTCACAATAAGAGAGAACACAGAGGGAGAATATAGTGGTATTGAGCATAAG ATTGTGGACGGAGTTGTACAAAGTATCAAGTTGATCACAGAAGAAGCTTCCACGAGAGTGGCCGAGTTTGCATTTGAATACGCCAGAGCCAATAAAAGGAATACAGTGACTGCTGTACACAAAGCCAACATCAT GAGGATGTCAGATGGTCTGTTCTTGAGATGTTGTAGAACAGCTGCTGAGAAATACAGAGACATAAAGTTTACAGAGGTGTATCTGGATACGGTTTGTCTTAAT ATGGTACAAGATCCTACTCAATTTGATGTGCTAGTTATGCCAAATCTGTATGGTGATATTCTTAG TGATTTGTGTGCAGGTTTAATTGGAGGTTTAGGGCTCACTCCAAGTGGAAACATTGGTGCTGATGGTGTAGCAATATTTGAATCA GTACATGGTACAGCTCCAGACATAGCAGGACAAGACAAAGCTAACCCAACAGCTCTTCTTCTTAGTGCAGTAATGATGATTAGACATATGGAATTGAGACAGCATGCCGATAAGATTGAGAATGCGGCACTCAATGTCATCAGGGAAGGAAAG GTACTGACAGGGGATCTTGGTGGTAGCTCAAGCTGTTCTGCCTACACACAGGCTATCTGTGATAGAATTGTACAGGGTGATTAA